One window of the Methanobrevibacter sp. genome contains the following:
- a CDS encoding SseB family protein yields the protein MICPRCDGNFRNNKPCDTCGITYEELIKSIRHDEMKKLFVKIGDMIEHHEDFTVEESLLAVELKNSSLLIPAKIVDGALGAMTVEDEKNRRFITLYTDIEEYENAKTGIEPLTNPFSEMVHLLDDRLEGFVINKDSVACEIPKNFLKKYFADDLRT from the coding sequence ATGATCTGTCCTAGATGCGACGGAAATTTCCGCAACAACAAGCCATGCGACACCTGCGGGATTACATATGAAGAGCTTATAAAATCAATACGCCATGACGAGATGAAAAAACTTTTCGTCAAAATAGGCGACATGATTGAACACCATGAAGATTTCACTGTTGAAGAGTCTCTTCTTGCCGTTGAGCTTAAAAATTCTTCACTGCTGATACCTGCAAAGATTGTTGACGGCGCTTTAGGCGCAATGACGGTTGAGGATGAAAAAAACAGAAGATTCATCACACTGTATACTGACATTGAGGAATATGAAAATGCGAAAACTGGCATAGAACCTCTTACCAATCCATTCAGTGAAATGGTTCATCTTTTGGATGATCGATTGGAGGGTTTTGTGATAAACAAGGATAGTGTAGCATGTGAAATTCCGAAAAATTTTCTAAAGAAATATTTTGCAGATGATTTAAGAACTTAA
- a CDS encoding HIRAN domain-containing protein — protein MGDEYEPYQWQVGDPADWGDSVGVPDIPYMGYLNNGNDDDECERPANKSRVRQLSDEAWDYVCEENYDAALLKINSALDIDDRHHNDWNRKAIILEGLNRYEDAFRCYDESLKRGGSSVVRSNKAFCIKSYLSIKLMKNEITQDELNLINEALKILPDSENSHDFLYCKGEILEKLAKPVDAHICFLLAAKMYDDVEKVENQRKIIKNSRSTLICVTGTQHYKGSMPLKPGVILDLIKEPENRYDKDAIRVEINGETVGYVANSDATTVEGTVKASMLDMPEKSAMAKVMFMFASRFIIAEIIQ, from the coding sequence ATGGGTGATGAATACGAACCGTACCAGTGGCAGGTGGGAGATCCCGCAGACTGGGGTGACAGCGTAGGCGTTCCGGACATTCCATATATGGGATATCTAAATAATGGCAATGACGATGATGAGTGTGAAAGGCCAGCTAATAAAAGCAGGGTCCGGCAGTTGTCTGATGAGGCATGGGATTATGTATGTGAGGAGAATTATGATGCTGCACTTTTAAAGATAAACAGTGCTCTTGATATTGATGACCGCCATCACAATGACTGGAACCGGAAGGCAATAATATTGGAAGGCCTTAACAGATACGAGGATGCATTTAGATGTTATGACGAGTCACTTAAACGTGGCGGGTCCAGTGTTGTTCGCTCCAACAAGGCATTCTGCATTAAATCCTATCTTTCAATCAAACTTATGAAAAACGAGATAACCCAGGATGAGCTGAACCTTATAAACGAGGCTTTAAAGATTCTTCCGGACAGTGAAAACAGCCATGACTTTTTATACTGCAAGGGTGAAATTCTCGAAAAACTGGCAAAACCGGTTGATGCCCATATATGCTTTCTTCTGGCGGCAAAGATGTATGATGATGTTGAAAAAGTGGAAAATCAGCGCAAAATCATTAAAAACTCCAGAAGCACACTGATTTGTGTTACCGGAACACAGCACTATAAGGGTTCAATGCCTTTAAAACCGGGCGTTATACTGGATTTGATTAAGGAGCCTGAAAACAGATATGACAAGGATGCAATCAGGGTTGAAATCAACGGTGAAACTGTGGGTTATGTTGCTAACTCAGATGCCACAACCGTTGAGGGAACCGTTAAGGCGTCAATGTTGGATATGCCTGAAAAATCTGCAATGGCGAAAGTGATGTTCATGTTCGCTTCAAGGTTCATCATTGCAGAAATTATTCAGTGA
- a CDS encoding transposase, producing the protein NLIFPLSEFINKLKKKFEWYKPEAEGVVFVDAKNTSKTCHKCGHINENLDVKTRDWICPKCGEKLDRDVNAAINILNRWNPGGLPRKHSIND; encoded by the coding sequence AATTTGATTTTTCCCCTATCTGAATTCATAAATAAATTAAAAAAGAAATTTGAATGGTACAAGCCAGAAGCTGAAGGAGTAGTGTTTGTTGATGCCAAAAATACCAGTAAAACATGCCACAAATGCGGCCATATAAATGAAAATTTAGATGTGAAAACACGAGATTGGATTTGCCCGAAATGCGGTGAAAAATTAGATAGGGATGTCAATGCTGCTATTAACATACTTAACCGGTGGAACCCCGGGGGATTGCCTAGAAAGCACTCAATAAACGATTGA